The segment TTCGTCTCGTCCGAGGAGCGGCGCGACATCGAGCTGCGGTTCCTCCGGGCCCCGGTGGAGGACGAGGAGGCCCGCCAGATGCTGGAGCGCCTCGCGAAGATCGTCCAGGACCGCACCGTGCAGGTGCTCATCTCCGGCTTCTACCCCTTCGAGTACATCGTCGACGCGTACGCCGATCTCGCGCAGATGAAGTCGCGCGGCAAGGTCGTCATCGGCATGCAGACGGTCGAGACGGGGTCGCGCCTCGGCTGGTACCGCTCCGAGAAGGCGCGCGACCTGCCCGAGAAGGAGGCCCCTGCGCGACCGCGACAGGCGGAGATCGCCGGGAACACCGAAGCCTCCGCCGACGAGACCGCTCAGGTCAGCGCGGGCGGGACCGACTAGGAGTCCGGCCGCCCGGAGCGTTCCGCCCGGGCGGCCCGCCGGGCCCTTCGGCGGTCACGCCAGGTCGGGGGCGTCGCGTCGCGCGCCTCGGCGGCGGCCGCGGCCGCCTCGGCCCGCCGCGCCTCGCGCCGTCCTAGCCACCGCGACACCTCGCGGTCGACGTCGCGCGTGGGCGTGACGACGGGCGGCCCTCCCGTGAGCTGCCGACGAGCGTCGACGATGCGGTCGTTGAACGACGCCACGGCCGCCCTCACCGACGCCTCGGTCGCCATCGCGTCGAGCTGGTCGTCGAGGCGCTCGTTCTCCGTCCGCAGAGACAGGGCGGGCGGCGCGACCCCGGTGAGGCCCTCCCGTTCGATGAGCCCCTTGATCCACCAGTCGGGGTCGTAGGTGCCCGAGGCGAGGCTCGGGATCGGCTTGCCGGCCAGCGGCAGGTCGTCGAAGTCGCCGCGGTCGATGGCGAGGTCGAGGGCGGTCTTGGCGATGGCGCGGAGCTCGGCCGCCGTCTCGGGGCGACGCTCCGGCTCGGCCGGGGCGTCGCGGCCCAGTCGGTAGCGGGCGGCGGCGAGGCCGGGGTCGACACGGGGGGACTCCGGGGTGTCGTCGACCCCGGGCATCCTGCGCTCGCGCCCGTCTCTCCGCTCCACCGACCCGCCTCCCGCTGCTCGATCGTCGGCACCACGGTACGCCCGGGCACCCTTCGGGGCCTCTCAGGCGAACAGCGCAGGATGCACGGCGGCACCGCCCTCGAGCGCCAGGAGGAACTCCTTCCGCTCGATCCCGCCGCCGAAGCCCGTCATGGCTCCGTTCGCCCCGATGACGCGGTGGCACGGGACGACGATGCTCAGCGGGTTCCGCCCGTTCGCGAGCCCCACGGCCCGGACCGCCTTCGGGTTGCCGATCTCCGCGGCGAGTTCGCCGTAGGTGCGCGTCTCGCCGTAGGGGATCGCCCGCAGGCGCTCCCAGACGGCGAGCTGGAACGGCGTGCCGGCGGGGGCCGTGGCGAGGTCGAAGGCGCGGCGACCGCCGGCGAAGTACTCGCCGAGCTGGTCGACGACCGGGCCGAACACCCGCCGCTCGTCGTCCCCGGCGAGGCGGTCGCCGAAGGTCGACGGGTCGGGGGCGTGCCGGTGGCCGACCATGTAGAGGGCGCGGAGGGCTCCGGACGCCTCCTCGGCGACCAGGGTGAGGGCGCCGAGCGGCGAGTCGACGACGGTGTGGCTCATACGGTGACTCCTTCGGGGATGCCGGCCGGGAGCGAGGTCTCGGGCAGCGAGTTGACGGCGTGCGGGCTGGTGGCCCACAGGTACTGCACGGCGTAGGCGCGCCAGGGCGACCAGGCGCGGGAGGCCCGCTCCAGCGCGGGCACCTTGTCGGGGAGGTCGAGGTCGCGGGCGGCCTTGAGGATGCCGAGGTCGCTCGGGAGGAAGGCGTCGGGGTCGCCGAGGGCGCGCATCGCGACCGTCTCGACGGTCCACGGCCCGATGCCCGGGAGCGCGAGGAGCCCCGCTCTGACGGCCTGCCAGTCCGCACCCGCACCGAGGTCGACGGTCCCGTCGGCGAGCGCGGTCGCCATCGTCAGGACGGTGCGACGCCGTGACTCCGGCATCCGGAGCGATCGATCGAGCACGGGCGCCGCCGCGACCACGTCGACCGGTCGCGGGAAGAGGTGGGTCAGGCCGCCGTCGGGATCGACGATCTCCTCGCCCAGGGCCGCGACGAGCCGCCCGGCGTGGGTGCGGGCGGCCGCGGTCGACACCTGCTGGCCGAGCACCGCGCGGAGGGCGAGCGCCTCGGGGTCGAGCGTGCGGGGGACGCGGCGACCCGGCGACTCCTGCACGAGGGCCCGGAGGTGCGGGTCGGCCCC is part of the Frondihabitans sp. 762G35 genome and harbors:
- a CDS encoding J-domain-containing protein codes for the protein MERRDGRERRMPGVDDTPESPRVDPGLAAARYRLGRDAPAEPERRPETAAELRAIAKTALDLAIDRGDFDDLPLAGKPIPSLASGTYDPDWWIKGLIEREGLTGVAPPALSLRTENERLDDQLDAMATEASVRAAVASFNDRIVDARRQLTGGPPVVTPTRDVDREVSRWLGRREARRAEAAAAAAEARDATPPTWRDRRRARRAARAERSGRPDS
- a CDS encoding methylated-DNA--[protein]-cysteine S-methyltransferase — encoded protein: MSHTVVDSPLGALTLVAEEASGALRALYMVGHRHAPDPSTFGDRLAGDDERRVFGPVVDQLGEYFAGGRRAFDLATAPAGTPFQLAVWERLRAIPYGETRTYGELAAEIGNPKAVRAVGLANGRNPLSIVVPCHRVIGANGAMTGFGGGIERKEFLLALEGGAAVHPALFA